The genomic stretch CCCCTTCTGTATCTTCCCCCCAAAATCTTCGATTTTAGGGGGAAGAATGGCCTGTACGGGAAGAGGGATCGGGCCGGGAGGGCGAGCGTCCTCGCGAGCCGAAAGAACGTGCCAGGCAGGAGCCTGGCGTTCCGATACAGCGGGCGTGGAGGAAGCGAAGAGGGCCGGCGGGGACGCCGGCGGTACTTTGGGGGCGCTAGGCAGGCACGAGGCTTGACCTTACGATGAAAGCCCGGTCAGCTGCACGATCAGCACGGTCGCGTTGTCGCTGCCGCCGTTGGCCAGGGCGCGGTCGATCAACTTCCAGGCGGCTTCGGACGGGCCGTATTCGGTCAGCGTTTGCGCCAGTTCTGTATCCTCTATGTGTTCGTTGACCCCATCGGAGCAGAGAAGGAAGGTCTCCGCGCCCGTCAACTCATAGGTTGCGACGTGAGGTTCGACGCCGGCTTGGACGCCCAGGGCTTGGTGCAGCGCGTTGCGATAGGGGTGGGTTTTGGCCTGTTCCTCGGTGATCGTGCCTTGTTTGACCCATTCGTGCACGATGGTGTGGTCCTCGGTCAGCATTTCGAACGCCCCGTCCAAAAGGCGGTAGCATCGGCTGTCGCCGACGTGGGCGATAATCGCTTTGTCTTGGCACAGGATGAGGGCGGTCAGCGTGGTGCCCATGCCGTTGCGAGAGGGGATGGTTTGCCCCATGCGGTAAATCTGGCTGTTGGCTTCCAGCACGGCTTGTCGGGCGGCGGTTTCGGGCGATCCGGAGCCGTGATAGTATTGGTAGAGGAAGGTTTTGCAGGCCAGTTCGCTCGCTATCTGTCCGGCTTCGTGCCCGCCCATGCCGTCGCACACTACAAAGACCGATCCTCGCGCCGCGAGCGCGGGCTCTTCTGTCGGAATGAAGAACTCGTACTTGTCTTCGTTGTTCTCGCGGGCTTTGCCGATGTCGGTTTTGGCGGCTATTTGGAAGATGGGCACAACGCGGAGCGGCGGCGCCTCGATCGGGTCGATCTCGGGTCGTGCAAGCTCCATGGTGATCTCTTCTGGCATGGGTTAAGCCTCGATGACGATGGGGATGACCATGGGCCGGCGGCTGAGCTTCTTTCGGCAGAAGATCTTGAGGGCGTTGGCCAGTTCGGAGCGCACGGCGTCCCAGTCGCGCTGTTCTTCTCGCACCAGTTCGTTTACCGTGGCGCGGGCGACCTCGATAGCGGCCTCTTGGTCGGTCTCGCTGTTCCAATCAAAGCCTCTCGCGATCACCTCCGGGCCGTATTGGATGCCGCCGCGCTCGGCGCTCAGCCCCACCGTAACGATCAGGATGCCGTCCTCCGCCATATGCCGCCGGTGGTGGATGACGGTTTCCGAAACGCCGTCGGGGGCGCCTTCTTCGATCAGCAGTCTTCCCGCGTGGACGGGTTCGGCCATTCGCGCGCCCTGTTCGTCAATGACAAGCCGACTGCCATTCTCAGGCACGAACATCTTTTCGGCGGCGTAGCCCATTTTTTTGGCGAGTTCCAGGTAGAGCAATTGGTGTCTGGGCTCTCCGTGCACGGGGGCGATGTATTCGGGCTTGGTGAGGGCGATCATCAGTTTCAGCTCTTCCTGTTGCGCGTGGCCAGAGACGTGCACGGGTTCGATTCGGTCGTAATAGACCTTGACGCCCAGGCGGGTGAGGCGATTGACCGTGCGCCAGACGAGGCTTTCGTTGCCGGGGATGGGCGTGGCGGCGATGATGACGCTGTCGCCCGCCTTGAGTTTGAGCTTCGAGTACTCTTCTTGCGACATGAGGGTAAGGGCCGAGAGCGGTTCGCCTTGGCTGCCGGTGGTGACGACCACGATCTCGTTGTCGGGGTAATCGTCGATGCGTTTGAAGTTGGTGTAGACGCCAGGTTTGGGCTTGATGTAGCCCAGCTCAATGGCGGCCTGCACGTTCTGCTCCATGCGCCGCCCCAGCACGAACACTTTGCGGTCGTAGACTTCGGCGACTTCGAACACTTGCTGAACGCGATGGATGTTGGAGGCGAAACTGGTTACGAGGATGCGTCCGGGGCATTCGTTGAAAAGCCAGAAGAGGGCTTCGCCGACTTTGCTTTCCGATTCGCCCCATCCGGGTCGCTCGACATTGGTGGAGTCGCTTAGGAGCAGTTTGACGCCGTCCGCGCCGATCCGCGCCAATCGAGTCCAATCGGTGATGGCGCCGTCCACAGGTGTGTGGTCGAACTTAAAATCGCCGGTAAAGAAGACCGTGCCTTCGGGCGTGTGCACGGCGATGGCCAGCGATTCGGGGATGCTGTGCGTAACTCGCACCGGCTCGATGCGAAAGACGCCGAGTTGGAACGGCTCGGCGGGATCGATCTCGATCAGTTCGGCTTTGACGCCCTTTTCGGCCAGTTTGTTGCGCACCAGGGCCAGCGTCATCTTAGAGCCATAGATCGGGCATGTTATCTTCTTTAGAAGGAAGGGCAGCGCGCCGGTGTGGTCTTCGTGCCCGTGGGTCAGCACGATGCCTTCGATCTCGTTTTTGCGCTCGATCAGGTAGGTGGCGTCGGGCGTTACAATGTCCACGCCGTGCATATCTTCTGTCGGGAACGATAGACCGGCGTCGACCACTACGATGCGATCTTGGCAACGAACGACGTTCATGTTCTTGCCGATTTCGCCGCATCCGCCGAGCGGGATGAATTCAATGGCCAATGGCCGCCTCCTTGAACTGCGTTAGGTAGCGAGAGCGCGAATCGACGCCGACATCGGCATCGGCGCCAGGGTCGATCCCGTGGAGCATCGCGCCCTGGCCGCGAGAAAGGTGGGTGATTTCCGTCGGTCGGTCTTCGGGGTCGCGGACTTGGATCAGGAGCGTGGTTCGCGCTTCGTCCGATCTATTGACGCCGGAGCCGTGAATGGTCAGATAGGTAAAGAAGAGCGCGTCGCCTGCGGACGCGGGGCAGGGGACAGCCGACTCGAGCGGGTATCGATCCACCGGCAGATGCCATCCGCCGTCAGAGTTGTGCTGCAGCGGGCCCAATTTGTGCGAGCCGGGCACAACGCGCACGCAGCCTTTCTCTTCGGTCGCTTCGTCAAAGTGGACGATGGCGGCCATCATGGTGTGCCGCTCGTGCGGAAAGAAGGGGCAATCCTGGTGCAACGGAAACGGCGCTCCCTTCTCCGGCGGTTTGACAAAGAGCTTGGCGTGATGGAGCTGGACGTTCGGTCCGATCAGTTGAGAGAAGGCTGCGGCCAGTTTCGGACTGAAAATCAGTTGCTGAAGGCTGGCCGAGTGGTATTGCGGATTGTGGCAATGGAGCAGCGCTCGCGGTTGATCGGTGATCTTTGCGCCGCTGCCCCAGCCTTCGTTGGCCGCGTTTTGAACCCTAGAAAAGAGCGCGTGAGCCTCCCGCCGCCATTCTTCGGCCTGCGCGGACGAGAAGAACCCTTTGGCTAGTACCCAGCCCTCTTCGTGGTACTGTTCGATCTGCTCGGGGCTCAAAGGCGATGGGGGTTCGGTCATGTTTGAGGTCCCCTATTATAGACCAAGCCGATCCCAGATCGAATCGATGCGACTTTTGACTTCGGGCGACATTGTGATCACGTCCGGCCATTCGCGCTGAAAGCCCTCTCCAGGCCATTTGTGCGTGGCGTCCAGGCCCAGCTTGCCGCCCAAACCCATGATGGGGCTAGTGTGATCGAGCACGTCGACCGGCCCCTTCACGATGCAGGAGTCGCGGGCAGGATCGACGTTCGCGCCCAGCCGCCAGATCGCCTCGTTCAGATCCTGCACGTTCACGTCCTCGTCAAAGACGAAAATGAACTTGCTGAACATCAACTGCCCCAACCCCCACAGCCCGTGCATCACCTTAAAGGCGTGCCCCGGATACCG from Armatimonadota bacterium encodes the following:
- a CDS encoding Stp1/IreP family PP2C-type Ser/Thr phosphatase, encoding MELARPEIDPIEAPPLRVVPIFQIAAKTDIGKARENNEDKYEFFIPTEEPALAARGSVFVVCDGMGGHEAGQIASELACKTFLYQYYHGSGSPETAARQAVLEANSQIYRMGQTIPSRNGMGTTLTALILCQDKAIIAHVGDSRCYRLLDGAFEMLTEDHTIVHEWVKQGTITEEQAKTHPYRNALHQALGVQAGVEPHVATYELTGAETFLLCSDGVNEHIEDTELAQTLTEYGPSEAAWKLIDRALANGGSDNATVLIVQLTGLSS
- a CDS encoding ribonuclease J encodes the protein MAIEFIPLGGCGEIGKNMNVVRCQDRIVVVDAGLSFPTEDMHGVDIVTPDATYLIERKNEIEGIVLTHGHEDHTGALPFLLKKITCPIYGSKMTLALVRNKLAEKGVKAELIEIDPAEPFQLGVFRIEPVRVTHSIPESLAIAVHTPEGTVFFTGDFKFDHTPVDGAITDWTRLARIGADGVKLLLSDSTNVERPGWGESESKVGEALFWLFNECPGRILVTSFASNIHRVQQVFEVAEVYDRKVFVLGRRMEQNVQAAIELGYIKPKPGVYTNFKRIDDYPDNEIVVVTTGSQGEPLSALTLMSQEEYSKLKLKAGDSVIIAATPIPGNESLVWRTVNRLTRLGVKVYYDRIEPVHVSGHAQQEELKLMIALTKPEYIAPVHGEPRHQLLYLELAKKMGYAAEKMFVPENGSRLVIDEQGARMAEPVHAGRLLIEEGAPDGVSETVIHHRRHMAEDGILIVTVGLSAERGGIQYGPEVIARGFDWNSETDQEAAIEVARATVNELVREEQRDWDAVRSELANALKIFCRKKLSRRPMVIPIVIEA
- a CDS encoding phytanoyl-CoA dioxygenase family protein, translated to MTEPPSPLSPEQIEQYHEEGWVLAKGFFSSAQAEEWRREAHALFSRVQNAANEGWGSGAKITDQPRALLHCHNPQYHSASLQQLIFSPKLAAAFSQLIGPNVQLHHAKLFVKPPEKGAPFPLHQDCPFFPHERHTMMAAIVHFDEATEEKGCVRVVPGSHKLGPLQHNSDGGWHLPVDRYPLESAVPCPASAGDALFFTYLTIHGSGVNRSDEARTTLLIQVRDPEDRPTEITHLSRGQGAMLHGIDPGADADVGVDSRSRYLTQFKEAAIGH